The following coding sequences are from one Aggregicoccus sp. 17bor-14 window:
- a CDS encoding DNA translocase FtsK 4TM domain-containing protein translates to MTAKKARADKGVLSRQEIATRRKALQEKKMQTGGAGKRALVGVFLLAGSLLTLLSVATYDPRDRVGPGFHNSVGPVGHLLASGLRGLLGLVAYLVPLCGLYASGVLFVGNRERRRWPQVLSLGLLALSAAVLAHITLADQPGWSHPPGGAIGAGLAGLLEGLFSTVGTVILVTAVCIAALIVGTQYTFLRLCSLAWEAAGVLARRAGVAFAAFLEQQKEAHRERQERAAAAREEEAAFLAQLEADEEELLEAEREAMEAEAMAEEAVRLAKATEDKKALERGEKEKKPAKEPRQLAAGAAAVAASNVVSLPAPASLAERRPSPGADPAWASALAPVQAAALPAAEAEAPRKRERKAPAIVTAPAAPAAASIPAATLAAASAAVAPAVAQLAAEPAVAVASTALAPVAPLPPPPAAAALARMPVIVEPKAPPKPTKKAEDFEFVGDRKSFTLPPLDVLECDKQERGELDKDAFLVTAEKLRAKLADFGIVGEVVEIRPGPVVTMYEFLPGPGIKVSKIAALQDDLAMAMEAMRVRIVAPIPGKGVVGIEVPNRDRETVFLKEVAEQDAFRQSASRLTMCVGKDIEGMPYVLDLAKAPHLLIAGTTGSGKSVAVNSMIMSILLKSTPEEVRFIMVDPKMLELSVYEGIPHLLLPVVTDAKKAALALRWAVEEMERRYHLLSEAGVRNIAGYNKFVESSATVVKPVEGKKAQKPKKSALIIDVAEGETEDEALARQATEGVSAPGVAAPRDEPEDVREALTGAPAEAPDAGDTNDDALDAAIDAAADGDASAAERSASEKKELKKLPYIVVIIDELADLMMVASREVETYVARLAQMARAAGIHLMVATQRPSTDVVTGIIKANFPTRVSFMLRSKPDSMTILGTVGAEALLGMGDMLIMPPTSAHLQRVHGAYVSEGEIKKVVDHLKAQGKPVFDESILKPRDEDVEAGGEEDELSDELYDQALATVSEMRAVSISMLQRKMRIGYNRAARMIERMERDGVVGPADGAKPREVLIRQVGEMPGAGAM, encoded by the coding sequence ATGACGGCCAAGAAGGCGAGGGCAGACAAGGGCGTCCTCTCCCGGCAGGAGATTGCCACGCGTCGCAAGGCGCTGCAGGAGAAGAAGATGCAGACGGGGGGCGCCGGAAAGCGGGCCCTGGTCGGCGTGTTCCTCCTCGCCGGCTCGCTGCTCACCCTGCTCTCCGTGGCGACCTACGACCCGCGCGACCGCGTGGGCCCCGGCTTCCACAACTCGGTGGGCCCGGTGGGGCACCTGCTCGCCAGCGGCCTGCGCGGCCTGCTCGGGCTCGTCGCCTACCTCGTCCCGCTGTGCGGCCTCTACGCCTCGGGGGTGCTCTTCGTGGGCAACCGCGAGCGCCGGCGCTGGCCGCAGGTGCTCTCGCTGGGGCTGCTCGCGCTCAGCGCCGCGGTGCTCGCGCACATCACCCTCGCGGATCAGCCGGGCTGGTCGCACCCGCCCGGTGGCGCCATCGGCGCGGGGCTCGCGGGCCTGCTCGAGGGGCTCTTCTCCACCGTCGGCACCGTCATCCTGGTGACGGCCGTGTGCATCGCCGCGCTCATCGTCGGCACCCAGTACACCTTCCTGCGCCTGTGCTCGCTCGCCTGGGAGGCAGCGGGCGTGCTCGCGCGCCGCGCGGGCGTCGCCTTCGCGGCCTTCCTCGAGCAGCAGAAGGAGGCCCACCGCGAGCGCCAGGAGCGCGCGGCCGCCGCGCGTGAGGAGGAGGCCGCGTTCCTCGCCCAGCTCGAGGCGGACGAGGAGGAGCTGCTCGAGGCCGAGCGCGAGGCGATGGAGGCCGAGGCCATGGCCGAGGAGGCCGTGCGCCTGGCGAAGGCCACCGAGGACAAGAAGGCGCTCGAGCGCGGCGAGAAGGAGAAGAAGCCCGCGAAGGAGCCGCGCCAGCTCGCGGCCGGGGCCGCTGCCGTGGCCGCGTCCAACGTCGTCTCCCTGCCCGCCCCCGCCTCGCTCGCCGAGCGCCGCCCGTCGCCCGGTGCGGACCCCGCGTGGGCGAGCGCCCTCGCCCCGGTGCAGGCCGCGGCCCTGCCCGCGGCGGAGGCCGAGGCGCCCCGGAAGCGCGAGCGCAAGGCGCCCGCCATCGTCACCGCGCCCGCGGCCCCGGCGGCCGCCAGCATCCCTGCCGCCACGCTCGCGGCCGCGAGCGCCGCCGTCGCGCCCGCCGTGGCGCAGCTCGCGGCGGAGCCCGCCGTGGCGGTGGCGAGCACCGCGCTCGCTCCCGTCGCCCCGCTGCCGCCCCCGCCCGCCGCCGCCGCGCTCGCGCGCATGCCGGTGATCGTGGAGCCCAAGGCCCCGCCCAAGCCGACCAAGAAGGCCGAGGACTTCGAGTTCGTCGGCGACCGCAAGAGCTTCACCCTGCCCCCGCTCGACGTGCTCGAGTGCGACAAGCAGGAGCGCGGCGAGCTGGACAAGGACGCGTTCCTCGTCACCGCGGAGAAGCTGCGCGCGAAGCTCGCGGACTTCGGCATCGTGGGCGAGGTGGTGGAGATCCGCCCCGGCCCCGTCGTCACCATGTACGAGTTCCTCCCGGGACCCGGCATCAAGGTGAGCAAGATCGCCGCGCTGCAGGACGACCTCGCCATGGCGATGGAGGCCATGCGCGTGCGCATCGTCGCGCCCATCCCCGGCAAGGGCGTGGTCGGCATCGAGGTGCCCAACCGGGACCGCGAGACCGTGTTTCTCAAGGAGGTCGCCGAGCAGGACGCGTTCCGCCAGAGCGCGAGCCGCCTCACCATGTGCGTGGGCAAGGACATCGAGGGCATGCCCTACGTCCTGGACCTCGCCAAGGCGCCCCACCTGCTCATCGCGGGCACCACCGGCTCGGGCAAGTCCGTGGCCGTGAACTCCATGATCATGAGCATCCTCCTCAAGAGCACGCCCGAGGAGGTCCGCTTCATCATGGTGGACCCGAAGATGCTCGAGCTCTCCGTGTACGAGGGCATCCCGCACCTGCTGCTGCCCGTGGTGACGGACGCGAAGAAGGCGGCGCTCGCGCTGCGCTGGGCCGTGGAGGAGATGGAGCGGCGCTACCACCTGCTCTCCGAGGCGGGCGTGCGCAACATCGCCGGCTACAACAAGTTCGTGGAGAGCAGCGCCACGGTGGTGAAGCCGGTCGAAGGCAAGAAGGCGCAGAAGCCCAAGAAGAGCGCGCTCATCATCGACGTGGCCGAGGGCGAGACCGAGGACGAGGCGCTCGCGCGTCAGGCGACGGAGGGCGTCTCCGCCCCCGGCGTGGCCGCCCCGCGCGACGAGCCCGAGGACGTGCGCGAGGCGCTCACCGGCGCCCCGGCCGAGGCGCCCGACGCCGGCGATACCAACGACGACGCGCTGGATGCGGCGATCGACGCGGCGGCGGACGGCGACGCGAGCGCGGCGGAGCGGAGCGCCTCGGAGAAGAAGGAGCTCAAGAAGCTGCCCTACATCGTGGTCATCATCGACGAGCTCGCGGACCTCATGATGGTCGCGAGCCGCGAGGTGGAGACCTACGTGGCGCGCCTCGCGCAGATGGCGCGCGCCGCCGGCATCCACCTGATGGTCGCCACCCAGCGCCCCTCCACGGACGTGGTCACCGGCATCATCAAGGCCAACTTCCCCACCCGCGTGAGCTTCATGCTGCGCTCCAAGCCGGACTCCATGACCATCCTGGGGACGGTGGGCGCGGAGGCCCTGCTCGGCATGGGCGACATGCTCATCATGCCGCCCACCAGCGCGCACCTGCAGCGCGTGCACGGCGCCTACGTGTCCGAGGGCGAGATCAAGAAGGTCGTCGACCACCTCAAGGCCCAGGGCAAGCCCGTCTTCGACGAGTCCATCCTCAAGCCGCGCGACGAGGACGTGGAGGCCGGCGGCGAGGAGGACGAGCTGTCCGACGAGCTCTACGACCAGGCGCTCGCCACCGTCAGCGAGATGCGCGCCGTCTCCATCTCCATGCTCCAGCGCAAGATGCGCATCGGCTACAACCGCGCGGCGCGCATGATCGAGCGCATGGAGCGCGACGGCGTGGTCGGCCCCGCGGACGGCGCCAAGCCCCGCGAGGTGCTCATCCGCCAGGTGGGCGAGATGCCGGGCGCAGGCGCGATGTAG
- a CDS encoding zinc-ribbon domain-containing protein encodes MDVRCERCKTEYEFDDARITEAGVTVRCTTCQHVFMVKKKALVVTVPVKAGGGAEAGSATPLTAAPTGGASAAPEKTREWRVRQASGTVLTFRELTTLQKWIVERKVTRDDEISLTGESWKRLGNIAELASFFQVVDEAQRAAGLAAASAQAAPQPPPAAPPPRPATAPPPAAEPLEAAAPPPARSEPLAEAPFRREAAAVRSGSAERRAPEQRSGARPLLWLLVLAVLGAGAYAAYTQLWEPRESAAPPVAPPPPRPAARPAEAPDASPAPAAAATAAPEAAGTTEATGATEDGGAPAQGAAAPGALAAAGAADAGLAEASAAADAGSSAAEDAGVRVATPAPPAGAGVDGGSAAAQGKDFATYIAQGDRLRMRERPDSALFAYARAQELEPTRPEPHVGRGLAYLDQGRFVFAERSFQQALRLDPKSGAALMGLAETYRAQGQKANAQRYYEQYLQVMPDGPDARAARNALERLKKD; translated from the coding sequence ATGGACGTACGTTGCGAGCGGTGCAAGACCGAATACGAGTTCGACGACGCGCGCATCACCGAAGCGGGTGTCACGGTCCGCTGCACCACGTGCCAGCACGTCTTCATGGTGAAGAAGAAGGCGCTGGTGGTCACCGTGCCGGTGAAGGCCGGCGGCGGGGCCGAGGCCGGCAGCGCCACGCCCCTCACCGCGGCGCCCACCGGCGGCGCCAGCGCTGCGCCCGAGAAGACGCGCGAGTGGCGGGTGCGCCAGGCGAGCGGCACCGTCCTGACCTTCCGTGAGCTGACCACGCTCCAGAAGTGGATCGTCGAGCGCAAGGTGACGCGCGACGACGAGATCTCCCTCACCGGCGAGAGCTGGAAGCGCCTGGGCAACATCGCCGAGCTGGCGAGCTTCTTCCAGGTGGTGGACGAGGCCCAGCGCGCGGCAGGGCTCGCCGCCGCCTCTGCGCAGGCCGCACCGCAGCCGCCTCCCGCTGCGCCGCCGCCGCGTCCCGCCACCGCGCCGCCCCCGGCCGCCGAGCCGCTCGAGGCCGCCGCGCCGCCCCCCGCCCGCAGCGAGCCGCTCGCCGAGGCGCCCTTTCGCCGCGAGGCGGCGGCCGTGCGCAGCGGCTCCGCGGAGCGCAGGGCGCCCGAGCAGCGCAGCGGGGCGCGTCCGCTGCTGTGGCTGCTGGTGCTCGCGGTGTTGGGCGCCGGTGCCTACGCCGCGTACACGCAGCTGTGGGAGCCCCGCGAGTCCGCGGCCCCGCCCGTCGCGCCCCCGCCGCCCCGCCCCGCCGCGCGCCCGGCCGAGGCGCCCGATGCCTCCCCGGCCCCCGCGGCCGCTGCGACTGCCGCGCCCGAGGCGGCGGGAACGACCGAGGCGACGGGAGCGACCGAGGACGGGGGCGCGCCCGCGCAGGGCGCAGCGGCTCCCGGCGCGCTCGCCGCAGCGGGCGCCGCCGATGCCGGGCTCGCCGAGGCTTCCGCGGCCGCCGACGCGGGCAGCAGCGCCGCGGAGGATGCCGGCGTGCGCGTGGCGACCCCCGCTCCGCCCGCAGGCGCAGGGGTGGACGGCGGCAGCGCCGCGGCGCAGGGCAAGGACTTCGCCACGTACATCGCGCAGGGAGACCGGCTGCGCATGCGCGAGCGGCCGGACTCGGCGCTCTTCGCGTACGCGCGTGCCCAGGAGCTGGAGCCCACGCGCCCCGAGCCGCACGTGGGCCGGGGGCTCGCGTACCTGGACCAGGGGCGCTTCGTGTTCGCGGAGCGCTCCTTCCAGCAGGCGCTGCGGCTGGACCCCAAGTCGGGCGCGGCGCTGATGGGGCTCGCGGAGACCTACCGCGCGCAGGGGCAGAAGGCGAACGCCCAGCGCTACTACGAGCAGTACCTCCAGGTGATGCCGGACGGGCCGGATGCGCGCGCCGCGCGCAACGCGCTCGAGCGGCTGAAGAAGGACTAG
- a CDS encoding zf-TFIIB domain-containing protein — protein MSDLDKPSTQEDEYFAREDIEKKRKLALQQAQETAQKEREALRQLHHMKCPRCGFDLHSLKRGEVEVDTCFHCHGMWLDAGELEKLLAHEQHPQRGAVMRSVLNLIRK, from the coding sequence ATGTCGGATCTGGACAAGCCCTCGACGCAGGAAGACGAGTACTTCGCGCGCGAGGACATCGAGAAGAAGCGCAAGCTCGCGCTGCAGCAGGCGCAGGAGACCGCGCAGAAGGAGCGCGAGGCGCTGCGCCAGCTGCACCACATGAAGTGCCCGCGCTGCGGCTTCGACCTGCACAGCCTCAAGCGCGGCGAGGTGGAGGTGGACACCTGCTTCCACTGCCACGGGATGTGGCTGGACGCGGGCGAGCTCGAGAAGCTCCTCGCGCACGAGCAGCACCCGCAGCGCGGCGCCGTGATGCGCTCCGTGCTGAACCTCATCCGCAAGTAG
- the gatC gene encoding Asp-tRNA(Asn)/Glu-tRNA(Gln) amidotransferase subunit GatC, with amino-acid sequence MRLTLEQVRHVARLARLALTPGEEEAYREQLSAILEAAEQLQGLDVSGVEPTSHAGLAASLAGAVPAPPLREDAVRPSLPPEAALANAPERSGTRFCVPRVLE; translated from the coding sequence ATGCGCCTCACCCTCGAGCAGGTGCGCCACGTGGCCCGCCTCGCGCGCCTCGCGCTCACGCCCGGGGAGGAGGAGGCCTACCGGGAGCAGCTCTCGGCCATCCTCGAGGCGGCCGAGCAGCTGCAGGGGCTCGACGTGAGCGGCGTCGAGCCCACCTCGCACGCGGGCCTCGCGGCCTCGCTCGCGGGTGCCGTGCCCGCGCCGCCGCTGCGCGAGGACGCGGTGCGCCCCTCGCTGCCGCCGGAGGCCGCGCTGGCGAACGCGCCCGAGCGGAGCGGCACCCGCTTCTGCGTCCCCCGGGTGCTGGAGTGA